A region of Fibrobacter succinogenes subsp. succinogenes S85 DNA encodes the following proteins:
- a CDS encoding 1-acyl-sn-glycerol-3-phosphate acyltransferase: MRAILALFYYIVVFTIMIVAGIPYTLYCGIRGHWEDCTKICSFSFQKIIFKLFGIKVSVKGAENIPQGINYVIVANHQSFLDINVVWHSITRASFMAKASLWKAPVFGWVLNRSGNIPIHKNPRMNAGLGKILKKRLESNYNIVVFPEGHRTEDGHMLKFQNGIFRLAKEQHFAILPVTFINTGKILPKVKWAVYSGTVEMVVHPLIRYEDYADKPMADLRDETHDLTESAMPYKQAELAAAKEAATENKEA; the protein is encoded by the coding sequence ATGCGCGCTATTCTTGCACTCTTTTATTACATCGTCGTTTTCACCATCATGATTGTTGCGGGTATCCCCTACACCCTCTATTGCGGTATCCGCGGACACTGGGAAGACTGCACCAAGATTTGCTCATTCTCCTTCCAGAAAATCATTTTCAAGCTTTTCGGCATCAAGGTCTCCGTCAAGGGCGCCGAAAACATCCCGCAGGGCATCAACTACGTCATCGTCGCAAACCACCAGAGCTTTTTGGACATCAACGTCGTCTGGCACTCCATCACGAGAGCTTCGTTCATGGCTAAGGCAAGCCTCTGGAAGGCTCCCGTGTTCGGCTGGGTTTTGAACCGCTCCGGCAACATTCCTATCCACAAGAATCCGCGCATGAACGCAGGCCTCGGCAAGATTCTCAAGAAGCGCCTCGAAAGCAATTACAATATCGTCGTATTCCCCGAAGGCCACCGCACCGAAGACGGCCACATGCTTAAGTTCCAAAATGGAATTTTCCGTTTGGCAAAAGAACAGCATTTTGCGATTTTACCAGTTACATTTATTAATACCGGAAAGATTCTCCCGAAGGTCAAGTGGGCAGTCTATTCCGGCACCGTCGAGATGGTCGTTCACCCGCTGATCCGTTATGAAGATTACGCCGACAAGCCGATGGCCGATCTCCGCGACGAAACCCACGATTTAACTGAATCCGCTATGCCGTACAAGCAGGCGGAACTTGCCGCAGCAAAAGAAGCGGCAACTGAAAACAAGGAGGCTTAA